In a single window of the Amycolatopsis sp. cg5 genome:
- the glf gene encoding UDP-galactopyranose mutase codes for MSAHTNPAQITEDDFTGYDLIVVGSGFFGLTVAERAATQLGKKVLVLERRHHIGGNAYSEAEPETGIEVHRYGAHLFHTSNKRVWDYVTQFTEFTGYQHRVFARVKDQVYSFPMNLALINQFFGKSHTPDEARELIAKQASEFQTDAAENLEEKAISLVGRPLYEAFIRGYTAKQWENDPKNLGANIITRLPVRYNFDNRYFNDTYEGLPVNGYTAWLEKMAEHENIEVRLNVDYFDVREHIPAGTPTVYTGPLDRYFGYSEGKFTWRTVDFESEVAETGDFQGTSVVNYNDEEVPYTRIIEFRHFHPERDYPKDKTVIFREFSRFAKEEDEPYYPINTPENREKLEAYRELAKVEARERNVLFGGRLGTYKYLDMHMAIGSALSAFDNKIAPHLTDGAPLDGSLDG; via the coding sequence GTGAGCGCGCACACGAACCCCGCCCAGATTACTGAAGACGATTTCACCGGCTACGACCTGATCGTAGTTGGCTCCGGTTTCTTCGGCCTGACCGTGGCCGAACGGGCTGCCACGCAGCTCGGCAAGAAGGTCCTCGTGCTGGAGCGGCGCCACCACATCGGTGGCAACGCCTACTCCGAGGCGGAGCCCGAGACCGGCATCGAGGTGCACCGCTACGGCGCGCACCTGTTCCACACCTCCAACAAGCGGGTTTGGGACTACGTCACCCAGTTCACCGAGTTCACCGGCTACCAGCACCGTGTCTTCGCGCGCGTCAAGGACCAGGTCTACTCGTTCCCGATGAACCTGGCGCTGATCAACCAGTTCTTCGGCAAGTCCCACACGCCTGACGAGGCCCGCGAGCTCATCGCGAAGCAGGCGTCGGAGTTCCAGACCGACGCGGCGGAGAACCTCGAGGAGAAGGCGATCTCGCTGGTCGGCCGTCCTCTCTACGAGGCCTTCATCCGCGGCTACACCGCGAAGCAGTGGGAGAACGACCCCAAGAACCTGGGCGCGAACATCATCACGCGCCTGCCGGTCCGCTACAACTTCGACAACCGGTACTTCAACGACACCTACGAGGGCCTGCCCGTCAACGGGTACACCGCGTGGCTCGAGAAGATGGCCGAGCACGAGAACATCGAGGTCCGGCTGAACGTCGACTACTTCGACGTGCGCGAGCACATCCCGGCAGGCACCCCGACCGTCTACACCGGACCGCTGGACCGCTACTTCGGCTACTCGGAGGGCAAGTTCACCTGGCGCACGGTCGACTTCGAGTCCGAGGTCGCCGAGACCGGTGACTTCCAGGGCACCTCGGTCGTCAACTACAACGACGAAGAGGTCCCCTACACCCGCATCATCGAGTTCCGGCACTTCCACCCGGAGCGGGACTACCCCAAGGACAAGACGGTCATCTTCCGCGAGTTCTCCCGTTTCGCGAAGGAAGAGGACGAGCCGTACTACCCGATCAACACGCCGGAGAACCGCGAGAAGCTCGAGGCCTACCGCGAGCTGGCCAAGGTCGAGGCGCGCGAGCGCAACGTCCTGTTCGGCGGCCGTCTCGGTACCTACAAGTACCTCGACATGCACATGGCGATCGGTTCGGCGCTGTCGGCGTTCGACAACAAGATCGCGCCGCACCTGACCGATGGCGCGCCGCTGGACGGTTCGCTCGATGGCTGA
- a CDS encoding phosphatase PAP2 family protein: MAEIALLAKVQGVLARPATIKAARGMSHFGEHSAGWFAAGLIGAAVDKERRREWLIASAGVVGAHAASIAIKRVVRRPRPDDPSVEIHVGTPSKLSFPSSHATSTTAAAVLYSGLTGRNLVPALVPPMLASRLVLGVHYPTDVLAGAVLGGALGGILRKRFRLEGKR, from the coding sequence ATGGCTGAGATCGCCCTGCTGGCGAAGGTGCAGGGCGTGCTCGCACGCCCTGCCACCATCAAGGCCGCCCGCGGCATGTCGCACTTCGGTGAGCACAGCGCGGGCTGGTTCGCGGCCGGACTGATCGGCGCCGCCGTCGACAAGGAGCGGCGCCGCGAGTGGCTCATCGCCTCCGCCGGTGTGGTCGGCGCGCACGCCGCGTCGATCGCCATCAAGCGGGTGGTGCGGCGGCCGCGTCCCGACGACCCGTCGGTCGAGATCCACGTCGGAACGCCCAGCAAGCTGAGCTTCCCGTCCTCGCACGCGACGTCGACCACGGCGGCGGCGGTGCTCTACTCCGGATTGACCGGGCGTAACCTGGTGCCCGCCCTGGTCCCACCGATGCTGGCCTCGCGGCTGGTACTCGGCGTGCACTACCCGACCGACGTGCTGGCGGGCGCTGTGCTCGGCGGGGCGCTCGGGGGCATCCTGCGCAAGAGATTCCGGCTTGAGGGAAAGCGCTAG
- a CDS encoding decaprenyl-phosphate phosphoribosyltransferase, with the protein MSESPKTATSDDVEETPAVTEPPSGGPVKLVRGVIKTARPKQWVKNVLVFAAPFFAFATATNRKEMLFAAIIAFIAFSLVASSVYLINDAVDVEADRQHPTKRNRPIAAGIVPVPVAYGAAVVFFGVGLGISFLASWQLAVVLGVYEAVQLGYCFGLKHQPVVDLAIVGSGFLMRSVAGGVAAGIAMSQWFLLVTAFGSLFMVAGKRYAEIMLFERTGAKIRSSLKKYSASYLRFVWATSAAILIMSYCLWAFELREKADNSVWAVVSMVPFVVAVLRYAVDVDSGNAGEPEEIALRDRVLQVLGATWVVTLFLSFYL; encoded by the coding sequence GTGAGCGAATCACCGAAGACAGCGACGAGCGATGACGTCGAGGAAACGCCTGCCGTCACCGAGCCACCCTCTGGTGGGCCGGTGAAGCTGGTGCGCGGCGTCATCAAGACGGCACGACCCAAGCAGTGGGTGAAGAACGTGCTCGTCTTCGCGGCGCCGTTCTTCGCGTTCGCGACGGCGACGAACCGCAAGGAGATGCTGTTCGCGGCGATCATCGCGTTCATCGCCTTCTCGCTCGTCGCGTCTTCGGTGTACCTCATCAACGACGCGGTCGACGTCGAAGCCGACCGGCAGCACCCGACCAAGCGGAACCGGCCGATCGCGGCCGGGATCGTGCCGGTGCCGGTCGCGTACGGCGCCGCGGTCGTGTTCTTCGGCGTCGGGCTGGGCATCTCGTTCCTGGCCAGCTGGCAGCTGGCCGTGGTGCTCGGCGTTTACGAAGCCGTGCAGCTCGGCTACTGCTTCGGCCTCAAGCACCAGCCGGTGGTCGACCTGGCCATCGTCGGCTCCGGCTTCCTGATGCGCTCGGTCGCCGGTGGTGTCGCCGCGGGCATCGCGATGTCGCAGTGGTTCCTGCTGGTCACCGCGTTCGGCTCGCTGTTCATGGTCGCGGGCAAGCGGTACGCCGAGATCATGCTGTTCGAGCGGACGGGTGCGAAGATCCGCTCGTCGCTGAAGAAGTATTCGGCGAGCTACCTGCGGTTCGTCTGGGCGACCTCGGCAGCGATCCTGATCATGTCGTACTGCCTGTGGGCGTTCGAGCTGCGGGAGAAGGCCGACAACTCGGTATGGGCCGTCGTCTCGATGGTGCCGTTCGTGGTCGCCGTGCTGCGCTACGCCGTCGACGTCGACAGCGGGAACGCGGGCGAGCCCGAGGAGATCGCGCTGCGTGACCGGGTGCTGCAGGTGCTCGGCGCCACCTGGGTGGTCACTTTGTTCCTTTCGTTCTATCTGTAA
- a CDS encoding YceI family protein produces MSAAVEIPPPGVYAIDPARSRVTFSGKHLFGLTVRGGFALLSGRIIVGDPLEQSMVDADVDAGSFDTGNRQRDVEIRSRRYLDTAQYPVIGFRSGRVRPHGDGWLLEGVLHVQQATGKITIVPERATYADGVFAARATTTVDRTEYGIDTMASLGGRELKLIVDVTAVATG; encoded by the coding sequence GTGAGCGCGGCCGTAGAAATCCCGCCGCCAGGCGTGTACGCGATCGACCCGGCTCGCTCCCGGGTGACTTTTTCCGGCAAGCATCTGTTCGGTTTGACCGTGCGTGGTGGCTTCGCGCTCCTGAGTGGCCGGATCATCGTCGGTGACCCGCTCGAACAATCCATGGTGGACGCGGACGTCGACGCGGGCAGTTTCGACACCGGGAATCGCCAGCGTGACGTCGAAATCCGGTCGCGGCGCTACCTCGACACCGCGCAATACCCGGTGATCGGTTTCCGCTCCGGCCGGGTGCGCCCGCACGGCGACGGCTGGCTGCTCGAAGGCGTGCTGCACGTCCAGCAGGCCACCGGCAAGATCACCATCGTCCCGGAGCGCGCCACCTACGCGGACGGTGTGTTCGCCGCACGCGCGACCACGACCGTCGACCGGACCGAGTACGGGATCGACACGATGGCGAGCCTCGGCGGCCGCGAGTTGAAGCTGATCGTCGACGTGACCGCGGTCGCGACCGGCTAG
- a CDS encoding decaprenylphospho-beta-D-erythro-pentofuranosid-2-ulose 2-reductase — protein MIDAVGNPQSLLLLGGTSDIALAIAEKYLAERPLRVVLAARPSARLEAAAQRLKDKGAEVSTVDFDATDTASHPAVLDKAFGGGDIDITVVAFGLLGDPEEVWQDHAKAVELATVNYTAAVSVGVALAAKLKTQGHGKVIALSSVAGERVRRSNFVYGSTKAGFDGFYLGLGEALAPSGVQVTVVRPGHVKTKMTEGLKEAPLAQTAEQVAEIAVSATRAGKELVWAPGAFRLVMSVLRHVPRPIFRKLPF, from the coding sequence GTGATTGACGCTGTCGGTAACCCCCAGTCGCTGCTGCTGCTCGGCGGCACCTCGGACATCGCGCTGGCGATCGCCGAGAAGTACCTCGCCGAGCGCCCGCTGCGGGTCGTGCTGGCCGCGCGCCCGTCGGCCAGGCTCGAAGCGGCCGCCCAGCGGCTGAAGGACAAGGGCGCCGAAGTGTCCACTGTGGACTTCGACGCCACGGACACCGCTTCGCACCCCGCCGTGCTGGACAAGGCTTTCGGCGGTGGCGACATCGACATCACGGTCGTCGCGTTCGGCCTGCTCGGTGACCCCGAAGAGGTCTGGCAGGACCACGCGAAGGCCGTCGAGCTGGCGACCGTGAACTACACCGCGGCCGTCTCGGTCGGTGTGGCGCTGGCGGCCAAGCTGAAGACGCAGGGCCACGGCAAGGTGATCGCGCTGTCGTCGGTCGCCGGCGAGCGGGTGCGGCGGTCGAACTTCGTCTACGGCTCGACCAAGGCCGGCTTCGACGGCTTCTACCTGGGCCTCGGCGAGGCGCTGGCGCCGTCGGGCGTGCAGGTCACGGTGGTGCGGCCCGGTCACGTGAAGACCAAGATGACCGAGGGGCTCAAGGAGGCCCCGCTCGCGCAGACCGCCGAGCAGGTCGCGGAGATCGCCGTCTCGGCCACCCGCGCGGGCAAGGAGCTCGTCTGGGCTCCCGGCGCTTTCCGGCTGGTCATGTCGGTGCTGCGGCACGTGCCGCGCCCGATCTTCCGCAAGCTCCCGTTCTAA
- a CDS encoding FAD-binding protein codes for MTDGPHIERRTLTGWARTAPTTADVLSTPDVEIIARAVAQAGPRGVIARGLGRSYGDPAQNAGGLVVDMTPLSRIHSIDPDTALVDVDAGVSLDQLMREALPFGLWVPVLPGTRQVTIGGAIANDIHGKNHHSAGSFGNHVVSMDLITADGSVRTLTPEGPESDLFWATVAGIGLTGIITRAVIRMTKTETAYFKADNERTANLDETLELVSDGSDDKYTYSSAWFDTISTGSKLGRAAFGRGSLAKLDELPPKLRSDPLKFDAPQLATLPDVFPNGLANKLTFGSIGELYYRKTPKEARGVIQNLTAFYHPLDLFGEWNRAYGSKGFLQYQFSTPLNAHEPLRRIVKKIAESGHVSFLNVFKRMGEGNAAQLSFPHPGWMVCVDFPIKAGLSRFCAELDEDVLAIGGRLYTAKDSRTSAETFHKMYPRLEEWRKIRNSVDPDGVFASDMSRRLEL; via the coding sequence GTGACCGATGGACCTCATATCGAACGGCGCACACTGACAGGTTGGGCACGCACCGCTCCCACGACAGCGGACGTGCTGAGCACGCCCGATGTGGAGATCATCGCCCGCGCGGTGGCCCAGGCCGGTCCGCGGGGCGTCATCGCGCGCGGCCTCGGCCGGTCATACGGCGACCCGGCGCAGAACGCGGGCGGCCTGGTGGTCGACATGACCCCGCTGTCCAGAATTCACTCGATCGACCCGGACACCGCGCTCGTCGACGTCGACGCCGGGGTCAGCCTCGACCAGCTGATGCGCGAGGCGCTGCCGTTCGGGCTGTGGGTCCCGGTCCTGCCCGGCACGCGCCAGGTGACCATCGGCGGCGCGATCGCCAACGACATCCACGGCAAGAACCACCACAGCGCGGGCAGCTTCGGCAACCACGTGGTGTCGATGGACCTCATCACCGCCGACGGCTCCGTGCGCACGCTCACGCCGGAAGGTCCCGAGTCGGACCTGTTCTGGGCGACCGTGGCGGGCATCGGCCTGACCGGGATCATCACCAGGGCCGTCATCCGGATGACCAAGACCGAGACGGCCTACTTCAAGGCCGACAACGAGCGCACCGCGAACCTCGACGAGACGCTTGAGCTGGTCAGCGACGGCTCCGACGACAAGTACACCTACTCGTCGGCCTGGTTCGACACGATCTCGACCGGCTCGAAGCTGGGCCGCGCCGCGTTCGGCCGCGGGTCGCTGGCGAAGCTGGACGAGCTGCCGCCGAAGCTGCGGTCCGACCCGCTGAAGTTCGACGCGCCGCAGCTCGCGACGCTGCCGGACGTGTTCCCGAACGGGCTGGCGAACAAGCTCACGTTCGGCTCGATCGGTGAGCTGTACTACCGCAAGACGCCGAAAGAGGCGCGCGGTGTCATCCAGAACCTGACGGCCTTCTATCACCCGCTGGACCTGTTCGGCGAGTGGAACAGGGCGTACGGCTCGAAGGGTTTCCTGCAGTACCAGTTCAGCACGCCGCTGAACGCGCACGAGCCGCTGCGGCGCATCGTGAAGAAGATCGCCGAGTCCGGGCACGTGTCGTTCCTCAACGTGTTCAAGCGGATGGGCGAGGGCAACGCGGCGCAGCTGTCGTTCCCGCACCCCGGCTGGATGGTCTGCGTCGACTTCCCGATCAAGGCCGGGCTCAGCCGGTTCTGCGCCGAGCTGGACGAAGACGTGCTGGCGATCGGCGGCAGGCTGTACACCGCCAAGGACTCGCGCACTTCGGCCGAGACCTTCCACAAGATGTACCCGCGCCTCGAAGAGTGGCGCAAGATCCGCAATTCCGTCGACCCCGATGGCGTGTTCGCCTCGGACATGAGCCGGAGGCTCGAACTGTGA
- a CDS encoding GtrA family protein, with translation MVATDPHANTTAAKPSGPGLLGQLIRFGLIGGFCALVDFGVYQGLRALGMDATPWVDVARAISFIAGTTTAFFLNRKFTFAGGRQSGAGQIGGFIALYTVTFFVAVGMNRWMLHLLPESGWKATLGWVVSQATATVINFVMLKWVVFREKTEEN, from the coding sequence GTGGTGGCGACCGACCCCCATGCGAACACGACGGCCGCCAAGCCGTCGGGTCCTGGGCTGCTCGGGCAGCTCATCCGCTTCGGCCTCATCGGTGGTTTCTGCGCGCTCGTCGACTTCGGTGTTTACCAAGGTCTGCGTGCGCTGGGGATGGACGCGACGCCGTGGGTGGACGTCGCGCGGGCGATCAGTTTCATCGCCGGCACCACGACCGCGTTCTTCCTGAACCGCAAGTTCACCTTCGCCGGCGGCCGCCAGAGCGGCGCCGGTCAGATCGGTGGCTTCATCGCGCTCTACACGGTGACTTTCTTCGTCGCGGTGGGCATGAACCGCTGGATGCTGCACCTGCTGCCCGAGTCCGGCTGGAAGGCCACACTGGGCTGGGTGGTGTCGCAGGCAACCGCGACCGTGATCAATTTCGTCATGCTCAAGTGGGTCGTCTTTCGTGAAAAAACAGAGGAGAACTGA
- a CDS encoding glycosyltransferase translates to MPGKAAAATGQAAVKPAPNGHAETTFAEHVATGRLTAQRGLYAGPAPIVSKDLYSELEFGSVARERGEITLEPGTKVTGNTYFGRFPASYWQRWTHVKEVTVEAVVTGDGTLTIGASDVEGDARVVAAEIVKGASATAFTLTAKLDKFYDGGALWLDLETEAAQTLKVEQVRWTVESPEKIRPTAVTICTMNRADDCLKNLQALAGDISSLDTLDAIYVADQGTDRVDSRDGFEQVAKDLGAKLHYITQPNLGGAGGFTRGLYEVAGHTATEHANVLFMDDDVLLEPDLVIRMTAFSNRTVDPVIVGGQMLNLLHPNQLHVGAEYANLNTLEPGKPVEHSLSTADLLGIDEETLKPNRQERRLDAGYNGWWSCLIPYEIVKAIGYPMPFFFQWDDAEYSYRARGAGFPTVTLPGAGVWHADFHWKDWDEWHRYFNLRNSIITAALHSPFNTNLVARVLAAQVVRYLLGMQYGLTATLIKAVEDFLEGPEILRDGGVAAMKEIRRIRDDYPETKRHNATDVPGIASNDIGILNSAPRPSLQRVILLKRVLDRILGRHRHSLGAVPTDEANWWHISLFETVVVTDASQEGVRVRKYDRDKMFTLAKRAARVINRLRKEGGAVKEQYKRATPELTSRENWKRLYEL, encoded by the coding sequence ATGCCCGGTAAAGCAGCAGCCGCAACCGGACAGGCCGCGGTGAAACCGGCCCCGAACGGTCACGCGGAAACGACCTTCGCCGAGCACGTCGCGACGGGGCGGCTCACCGCCCAGCGCGGTCTCTACGCCGGCCCGGCTCCCATCGTGAGCAAGGACCTGTACTCCGAGCTGGAGTTCGGTTCGGTCGCGCGAGAGCGGGGCGAGATCACCCTCGAACCGGGGACCAAGGTCACCGGCAACACCTACTTCGGGCGCTTCCCCGCCAGCTACTGGCAGCGCTGGACGCACGTGAAGGAGGTCACCGTCGAGGCAGTCGTCACCGGTGACGGCACCCTCACGATCGGCGCGTCCGACGTCGAAGGCGACGCCCGCGTCGTCGCGGCCGAGATCGTCAAGGGCGCCTCGGCGACCGCGTTCACCCTGACCGCCAAGCTGGACAAGTTCTACGACGGCGGCGCGCTCTGGCTCGACCTCGAGACCGAGGCAGCGCAGACGCTGAAGGTCGAGCAGGTCCGCTGGACCGTCGAGTCGCCGGAGAAGATCCGCCCGACCGCGGTCACCATCTGCACGATGAACCGCGCCGACGACTGCCTCAAGAACCTGCAGGCGCTCGCCGGTGACATCTCCTCGCTCGACACCCTCGACGCGATCTACGTCGCCGACCAGGGCACCGACCGCGTCGACTCGCGTGACGGCTTCGAGCAGGTCGCCAAGGACCTCGGCGCCAAGCTGCACTACATCACCCAGCCCAACCTGGGTGGCGCAGGCGGCTTCACCCGCGGCCTCTACGAGGTCGCCGGGCACACCGCCACCGAGCACGCGAACGTCCTGTTCATGGACGACGACGTGCTGCTGGAGCCGGACCTGGTGATCCGGATGACCGCGTTCTCCAACCGCACGGTCGACCCGGTCATCGTCGGCGGCCAGATGCTCAACCTGCTGCACCCGAACCAGCTGCACGTCGGCGCCGAGTACGCCAACCTGAACACGCTGGAGCCCGGCAAGCCGGTCGAGCACAGCCTGTCGACCGCCGACCTGCTCGGCATCGACGAGGAGACCCTCAAGCCGAACCGCCAGGAGCGTCGCCTCGACGCCGGCTACAACGGCTGGTGGAGCTGCCTGATCCCGTACGAGATCGTCAAGGCCATCGGCTACCCGATGCCGTTCTTCTTCCAGTGGGACGACGCCGAGTACAGCTACCGCGCCCGCGGCGCCGGCTTCCCGACGGTCACCCTTCCCGGCGCCGGCGTCTGGCACGCCGACTTCCACTGGAAGGACTGGGACGAGTGGCACCGGTACTTCAACCTGCGCAACTCGATCATCACCGCGGCGCTGCACAGCCCGTTCAACACGAACCTGGTCGCCCGCGTGCTCGCCGCGCAGGTCGTCCGCTACCTACTGGGCATGCAGTACGGCCTCACCGCCACGCTGATCAAGGCCGTCGAGGACTTCCTCGAGGGCCCCGAGATCCTGCGTGACGGCGGCGTCGCCGCGATGAAGGAGATCCGCCGGATCCGCGACGACTACCCGGAGACCAAGCGCCACAACGCGACCGACGTCCCCGGCATCGCCTCGAACGACATCGGCATCCTCAACAGCGCGCCGCGGCCCTCGCTGCAGCGCGTGATCCTGCTCAAGCGTGTCCTCGACCGCATCCTCGGCCGTCACCGCCACTCGCTCGGCGCCGTCCCGACCGACGAGGCCAACTGGTGGCACATCTCGCTGTTCGAGACCGTGGTCGTCACCGACGCCTCGCAGGAAGGCGTCCGCGTCCGCAAGTACGACCGCGACAAGATGTTCACACTGGCCAAGCGCGCCGCCAGGGTCATCAACCGCCTCCGCAAGGAAGGCGGCGCGGTCAAGGAGCAGTACAAGCGCGCGACGCCGGAACTGACGTCGCGTGAGAACTGGAAGCGGCTCTACGAGCTCTGA
- a CDS encoding ESX secretion-associated protein EspG — MSYTFSLSLAAVDILLEYTKYGRAPVPFQLPHIGTTFTQRGQVRGAVFRDLEGRGLMRGGRLDADIEIALSTFVNSPISISAAAKLDGEKALFARVASNGQYAVVVRQDENLLVFEETRPTAIVPSIVDLLPLTPAAAGQSVTIARPAPRPRRDDGYDAFAGVTGPRSQSTSQVRMVERIFEKPKLRVGQFTVAVRGRDNRPVDLSPLVWFDTEAGRYMMTSRDAADGQRWLTYAPADNARVAQQLYSQLEGYL, encoded by the coding sequence ATGTCGTACACGTTCTCGCTGTCATTGGCAGCCGTGGACATTCTGCTCGAGTACACCAAATACGGGCGAGCGCCCGTCCCGTTCCAGCTGCCGCACATCGGCACCACGTTCACCCAGCGCGGCCAGGTCCGCGGCGCCGTCTTCCGCGACCTCGAAGGCCGCGGCCTGATGCGGGGCGGCAGGCTCGACGCCGACATCGAGATCGCACTGTCCACCTTCGTGAACTCCCCGATTTCGATCTCCGCCGCAGCCAAACTCGACGGCGAAAAGGCCCTGTTCGCCCGCGTCGCCTCCAATGGCCAGTACGCGGTGGTCGTCCGCCAGGACGAGAACCTGCTCGTCTTCGAAGAGACCCGCCCGACGGCCATCGTCCCCTCGATCGTCGACCTCCTCCCGCTGACCCCCGCGGCGGCAGGCCAATCGGTCACCATCGCCCGCCCGGCCCCCCGCCCCCGCCGCGACGACGGCTACGACGCCTTCGCGGGCGTCACAGGCCCCCGCTCCCAGTCGACCAGCCAGGTCCGCATGGTCGAGCGCATCTTCGAGAAACCCAAACTTCGAGTCGGCCAGTTCACCGTGGCAGTCCGCGGCCGCGACAACCGCCCGGTCGACCTCAGCCCCCTGGTCTGGTTCGACACCGAGGCAGGCCGCTACATGATGACCTCCCGCGACGCCGCCGACGGCCAGCGCTGGCTGACCTACGCACCGGCCGACAACGCCCGGGTCGCGCAACAGCTGTATTCGCAGCTCGAGGGCTATTTGTAG
- a CDS encoding DUF3558 family protein, which produces MKLVTRSILLTAALALSLASCSSKEPGNASPSTAAKSSPSETNSSAPGTSGSPTSSLDSCSLLSAADLSTFGSFGEPERSTEGGARTCAYSFKSTSASDGAFTIGVGIRDQQGLADANDAGGGITPGQVNGRKAAQIPIPPYACILALELGDHARADVTVNHVTTKQTQPSCEVASKVADIVEPKLPKG; this is translated from the coding sequence GTGAAGCTGGTTACCCGATCTATCCTGCTGACCGCAGCATTGGCCCTGAGCCTCGCAAGTTGCTCAAGTAAAGAGCCAGGAAACGCTTCGCCGTCCACTGCAGCTAAGAGCAGTCCTTCCGAGACGAATTCGAGCGCTCCGGGAACCAGCGGTTCACCGACGTCGTCGCTCGACTCTTGCTCCTTGCTCAGTGCTGCGGATTTGAGCACGTTCGGGTCGTTTGGAGAGCCTGAACGCTCGACTGAAGGCGGGGCGCGCACCTGCGCCTACTCTTTCAAGTCGACGTCGGCCAGCGATGGTGCCTTCACCATTGGTGTGGGCATCCGCGATCAGCAGGGGCTCGCTGACGCGAATGACGCGGGTGGCGGAATAACGCCAGGTCAGGTAAATGGGCGGAAAGCCGCGCAGATACCGATTCCTCCGTATGCCTGCATTCTCGCTTTGGAGCTCGGTGACCATGCACGAGCGGATGTAACCGTCAACCACGTCACCACCAAGCAGACTCAGCCGTCTTGTGAGGTCGCTTCCAAGGTTGCGGACATAGTCGAGCCGAAGCTTCCGAAGGGGTAG
- a CDS encoding YbaB/EbfC family nucleoid-associated protein, producing MTPEEWLANFDAKIADVQAKAAEFQENLEASSASEANKDGSIRVTVAPNGSLTDLHLADSAVQGKSGSKIAEEILKLARKAQRSAAVNVAEAFKPMGADSEAMHMVTGYIPPEEPEEPEPAGQPPERQLFAHEEPEQPRQAPPTPPPPPARQRRPRPDDEDDDFGGGSILRRD from the coding sequence ATGACGCCGGAAGAATGGCTGGCGAATTTCGACGCGAAAATCGCCGACGTGCAGGCGAAGGCCGCCGAATTCCAGGAGAACCTGGAGGCGTCGAGCGCTTCCGAAGCCAACAAGGACGGCTCGATCCGCGTCACCGTCGCGCCGAACGGCTCGCTGACCGATCTGCACCTCGCCGACTCCGCAGTGCAGGGAAAGTCCGGCTCGAAGATCGCCGAGGAGATCCTCAAGCTCGCTCGTAAGGCACAGCGCTCGGCCGCGGTGAACGTCGCCGAGGCGTTCAAGCCGATGGGCGCCGACTCGGAGGCCATGCACATGGTCACCGGCTACATCCCGCCGGAGGAGCCCGAGGAGCCGGAACCCGCAGGTCAGCCGCCCGAGCGGCAGCTGTTCGCGCATGAGGAGCCGGAGCAGCCGCGCCAGGCGCCACCCACCCCGCCACCACCGCCTGCCCGCCAGCGCCGTCCCCGTCCCGACGACGAGGACGACGATTTCGGTGGCGGCTCGATCCTGCGTCGCGACTGA
- a CDS encoding glycosyltransferase, translating into MSDQPLPPGAVVGVVVTRHRRDLLADSLKIIAAQTHPVDHLIVVDNGPDQSARDVVESYPLPFTYLPSHHNLGGAGGFALGMLHALSMGASWLWLADDDGRPADENVLQILLDEAEKRNLAEISPVVANINAPAKLAFPLRRGLTWKRSSEELGEDFLPGIASLMNGALFRASTLDVVGVPDLRLFFRGDEVELHRRLVRSGLPFGTSLKTTYLHPDGSDEFKPMLGGKFHAQDPENEVKRYYTYRNRGFLMAQPGMRKIGALEYIRFGLYFVGVKRDPKAFLQWLKLVRQGRKEKFFRY; encoded by the coding sequence ATGAGCGACCAGCCGTTGCCACCCGGCGCGGTCGTCGGCGTGGTCGTCACCCGCCATCGCCGTGACCTGCTGGCCGACTCACTGAAGATCATCGCGGCCCAGACCCACCCCGTCGATCACCTCATCGTGGTCGACAACGGCCCCGACCAGTCCGCCCGCGACGTCGTCGAGAGCTACCCGCTCCCCTTCACGTACCTGCCCTCGCACCACAACCTCGGCGGCGCCGGCGGCTTCGCGCTCGGCATGCTCCACGCACTGTCGATGGGCGCCTCCTGGCTCTGGCTCGCCGACGACGACGGCCGCCCAGCCGACGAGAACGTGCTCCAGATCCTGCTCGACGAGGCCGAAAAGCGGAACCTGGCCGAGATCTCCCCGGTCGTGGCCAACATCAACGCACCGGCCAAGCTGGCCTTCCCGCTGCGCCGCGGTCTCACCTGGAAGCGCTCGTCCGAGGAGCTCGGCGAGGACTTCCTCCCCGGCATCGCCTCCCTGATGAACGGCGCGCTGTTCCGAGCGTCCACTTTGGACGTCGTCGGCGTGCCGGACCTGCGCCTGTTCTTCCGCGGCGACGAGGTCGAGCTGCACCGCCGCCTCGTCCGCTCCGGCCTGCCGTTCGGCACGTCGTTGAAGACCACGTACCTGCACCCGGACGGCTCGGACGAGTTCAAGCCGATGCTGGGCGGGAAGTTCCACGCGCAGGACCCGGAGAACGAGGTCAAGCGGTACTACACCTACCGCAACCGCGGGTTCCTGATGGCGCAGCCGGGCATGCGCAAGATCGGCGCGCTGGAGTACATCCGGTTCGGGCTGTACTTCGTCGGCGTCAAGCGCGACCCGAAGGCCTTCCTGCAGTGGCTGAAGCTCGTCCGCCAGGGCCGCAAGGAGAAGTTCTTCCGCTACTGA